A stretch of the Tachysurus fulvidraco isolate hzauxx_2018 chromosome 18, HZAU_PFXX_2.0, whole genome shotgun sequence genome encodes the following:
- the LOC113637786 gene encoding interferon-induced protein 44-like, translating into MGGQKSKPESEPEVFKQPWRNIDWNPNNLKSELSELLTFMENHQDIKQFRILLHGPAGAGKSCFINSVMSVYKGRIVFRAAEENSAGKSCTNKYKTYKITDKDSVTLPFVISDVMGLEDEDKDGIHPNDIKNVLHGHVKEGYKFNPVSQLTYDDPGYIDKPSVNDKVYCLVSVLDAMCISLMENKMIQKMKAVRESALELGIPHVVLMTKIDTDVCPLVTKDLAEVYKSRKIKEKMQECSHTIGPPLKCIFPVSNYYKETEIDDKKDVLILSALKGIVGFVNDYTEDINI; encoded by the exons ATGGGTGGACAGAAATCAAAACCAGAATCAGAACCAGAAG TTTTCAAGCAACCTTGGAGAAACATCGACTGGAA CCCGAACAATCTGAAATCTGAGTTAAGTGAACTTCTTACATTTATGGAAAACCACCAAGACATCAAGCAGTTCAGAATACTGCTTCATGGACCAGCTGGAGCTGGGAAGTCCTGCTTTATAAACTCAGTGATGAGCGTATACAAGGGAAGAATTGTATTCAGGGCAGCTGAGGAGAACTCTGCTGGAAAGAGCTGCACAAATAAA TACAAAACTTACAAAATCACTGACAAAGATTCTGTCACTTTGCCGTTTGTCATCAGTGATGTTATGGGTCTGGAAGATGAAGATAAAGACGGAATTCATCCTAATGATATCAAAAATGTGCTGCATGGCCATGTCAAAGAAGGCTATAAA ttTAATCCTGTTTCTCAACTGACTTATGATGATCCAGGCTACATAGATAAACCCAGTGTGAATGACAAAGTTTACTGTTTGGTGAGCGTATTGGATGCAATGTGCATCTCCTTAATGGAGAATAAGATGATTCAGAAGATGAAAGCTGTCCGAGAATCTGCCCTCGAATTGG GCATCCCTCATGTGGTTCTGATGACAAAAATCGATACTGATGTCTGCCCACTGGTTACAAAGGATCTAGCTGAGGTTTACAAAAGCAGGAAAATCAAAGAAAag ATGCAGGAATGCAGCCACACAATTGGTCCACCACTGAAATGCATCTTCCCAGTGAGCAACTATTATAAGGAGACTGAAATAGATGACAAAAAAGATGTGCTTATTCTGTCAGCATTAAAGGGAATTGTAGGATTTGTTAACGATTACACTGAAGACATAAACATCTGA